A single Cyprinus carpio isolate SPL01 chromosome A20, ASM1834038v1, whole genome shotgun sequence DNA region contains:
- the LOC109112702 gene encoding tumor necrosis factor-like, with protein MMMDLESLPLPQEMVSRRNASSSKSGVWRVCGVLLAVALCAATAVCFTLNRNNQEGGNEQRLTLRDNLSKENVTSKVAIHLSGAYDPNVSKNNLDWKLNQDGAFVSGGLKLVDREIIIPNDGIYFIYSQVSFHISCKNDMTEDQEVMHVSHAVLHYSDFFGSYKPLFSAVRSACVRSNTEDLWYDTIYLGAAFSLRAGDRLRTETTTELLPHVETDNGKTFFGVFAL; from the exons ATGATGATGGATCTTGAGAGTCTGCCCTTACCACAGGAGATGGTGTCGAGGAGGAACGCCAGCTCCTCAAAGTCAGGAGTCTGGCGGGTGTGTGGGGTCCTGCTGGCTGTGGCACTGTGTGCTGCCACTGCTGTCTGCTTCACGCTCAACAGG AACAATCAGGAAGGTGGAAATG AGCAAAGGCTCACATTAAGAGACAatctttcaaaagaaaatgtcACTTCCAAGGTTGCCATCCATTTATCAG GTGCATATGACCCTAACGTGTCTAAGAACAACCTAGATTGGAAACTGAACCAGGATGGGGCTTTTGTTTCAGGTGGCTTGAAATTAGTGGACAGAGAGATCATCATTCCTAACGACGGCATTTACTTCATCTACAGCCAGGTGTCTTTCCACATCAGCTGCAAGAATGACATGACTGAGGACCAGGAAGTCATGCATGTGAGCCATGCAGTGCTCCACTACTCTGATTTCTTCGGCAGCTACAAGCCGCTTTTCAGCGCAGTCCGCTCCGCCTGTGTGCGTTCTAACACTGAAGATCTGTGGTACGACACCATTTACCTCGGTGCGGCCTTCAGCCTGCGAGCTGGAGACAGACTGCGCACCGAAACCACCACAGAACTCCTGCCCCACGTCGAAACCGATAACGGAAAGACTTTCTTTGGGGTGTTTGCTTTATGA